One window of Arvicola amphibius chromosome 6, mArvAmp1.2, whole genome shotgun sequence genomic DNA carries:
- the Tbce gene encoding tubulin-specific chaperone E translates to MSDVVPLDVIGRRVEVNGEFATVRFCGAVPPVAGLWLGVEWDNPERGKHDGSHEGTVYFKCRHPTGGSFVRPNKVNFGVDFLTALKKRYVLEDGSDDDGKSSSLKVGSKQVQTVGFDSITKKQSQLRALKDISLWKCAVSCAGEQGRIAEACPNIRVVNLSKNLLSSWDEVILIAEQLTNLEDLDLSENKLQFPPDSPTPTGTFSNLKILVLNKMGVTWAEVLRCAPSWPVLEELYLKSNSISISERPVNVLQKMRLLDLSSNPAINESQLCLLAYLPRLEHLLISDTGLCSIHFPDAGIGCKTSMFPSLQYLVVNDNKISDWSFINELDKLQSLQALSFTRNPLNEGNKAKEIIIAKIGQLKTLNRSEILPDERRGAELDYQKAFGNEWKRAGGHTDPDKNRPNAEFLLAHPRYQLLCSKYGAPEDEELKTQQPFMLKNQLLTLKIKCSSKLEQKVLEKQLPDSMTIQKVKGLLSRLLKVPVSELLLSYESPKMPGREIELGDDLQSLQFYSVENGDCLLVRW, encoded by the exons GACTCTGGTTAGGAGTTGAGTGGGACAATCCCGAGAGAGGAAAGCATGATGGGAGCCATGAAGGCACTGTGTATTTTAAATGCAG gcACCCAACAGGAGGCTCCTTTGTTCGTCCAAACAAAGTTAATTTTGGAGTAGACTTTCTTACTGCTCTTAAGAAGCGTTATGTGTTAGAAGATGGATCTGATGATGACGGAAAATCAAGTTCCTTAAAAGTTGGAAGTAAACAAGTGCAAACTGTTGGTTTCGACAGTATCACAAAGAAGCAGAG TCAGCTGAGAGCACTGAAAGACATTTCCCTGTGGAAGTGTGCtgtgagttgtgctggtgaacaAGGAAGAATTGCTGAAGCCTGTCCCA ATATTCGAGTTGTTAATTTGTCCAAAAACTTGTTGTCATCTTGGGATGAAGTGATTCTTATTGCAGAGCAGCTCACCAACCTGGAGGATCTCGATCTCAG tgaAAATAAACTACAGTTTCCCCCTgactcaccaactccaactggaacATTTTCTAATCTGAAGATTTTAGTCCTAAATAAAATGGGAGTAACGTGGGCTGAG GTGCTGCGCTGTGCCCCTTCATGGCCAGTCCTCGAGGAACTCTACCTCAAGTCTAACAGTATTTCCATTTCAGAAAG GCCAGTGAACGTCCTGCAGAAGATGAGGTTACTAGACCTTTCCTCTAACCCAGCCATTAATGAAAGCCAGCTGTGCCTCTTAGCATATCTCCCCAG ATTAGAACACCTACTCATTTCTGATACTGGACTTTGTTCTATACATTTTCCAGATGCTGGAATTG GGTGCAAAACATCCATGTTCCCGTCCTTGCAGTACCTCGTAGTCAATGACAACAAAATATCAGAC TGGTCATTTATCAATGAGCTAGATAAATTACAGAGTCTACAGGCTTTGTCCTTTACTAGAAACCCCTTGAACGaaggaaataaagcaaaggaaatcatCATTGCCAAGATTGGTCAGCTGAAGACCCTGAACAGAAGTGAG ATTCTTCCAGACGAAAGGCGTGGAGCTGAACTTGACTACCAAAAAGCCTTTGGAAATGAATGGAAAAGGGCTGGGGGACATACGGATCCAGACAAAAACAGGCCAAATGCAGAGTTTCTTTTGGCCCACCCTAGATACCAGCTTCTCTGCAGCA AATATGGTGCACCTGAAGATGAGGAACTCAAAACACAGCAGCCATTCATGCTCAAAAATCAGTTGCTAA CATTGAAGATAAAGTGCTCAAGCAAACTTGAACAGAAAGTATTAGAAAAGCAGTTGCCAG ATTCCATGACAATTCAAAAGGTAAAGGGACTGCTGTCACGTCTTCTCAAAGTTCCTGTGTCAGAACTTCTGCTGTCCTATGAAAGTCCCAAG ATGCCGGGCAGAGAAATTGAACTAGGAGATGACCTCCAGTCATTACAGTTTTATTCTGTGGAGAATGGAGACTGTCTACTAGTGCGATGGTAA